A stretch of DNA from bacterium:
ATCCCGGCCTCTCCGAAAATTTGAAGAGTTAGCCCCCTCGGCAATTTTGTCGAGGGGTTTTCTATAAATTAATTCGCATTAGGGTTAATTATATGAAGCAAAGCAAAGCAGAGGGATTACTCGTTATTACCACCGCAGTTTGGGGTTCGACTTTTATTATTATCAAATTGTTGGTGGGAAGTGAAGCTAATTCGCCATTCGGGCTGCTCTCTTTCCGGTTCATAATAGCTACTCTGCTGTCTTTCGCCATTTTTCGGCCCAGGAATATGCCCTCGAAACATGATCTTGTCGGAGGCATAATAATTGGTCTAGCTGCCTTTGGGGGCTATTTTTTCCAGACTTTAGGACTTGTTCACACAACCCCCGCTAAAAGCGGTTTTATTACGTCGCTGTTTATCCTTTTTGTGCCGATGGTATCTAAACTCTGGGAAAGAAAGCATATTCCACTGGCTGTTTGGATAGCCTTAATTCCGGCTGCGTTCGGTTTATGGGCAATATCGGGTGTGGGCCAAAGCATATCTTCAATCAATTTTGGAGATAAAATTACTCTTCTTTCAGCATTCAGTTACACATTCCAAATCGTGGGAATTCAGGTTTATTCAGAGCACGGGGATTGGAAATGGCTTACTGTGCTTCAGTTTGCGGTTATAGCTGTTCTTTCGACTGTAGGGACGCTTTTTCAGTCCAATTATGGTATATCTTGGGAGCCACTCAATATAATTGGATTAATATACCTCGGAGCAATAGCGTCCTCCGGCGCTCTCGGTCTTCAGATGTTTGCACAAAGATTTACTACCACTCCTCGCGCTTCACTTATCTATATAGCCGAACCGATATTTGCTGCAGGATTTGCTTGGGCTTTTGCAGGTTTTGGAATGAGTGGATGGGAATTAATTGGCGCCGGTTCAATAATCTTATCCATGCTAATTGGCCACATGAAATGGAAAAAGCGGTTAGCTTTAGGCTGATTCATGAACCAAAACATTCCTTATGTGGAATTCCATAGTTTCGAGAGCGAAATCGCGATTATAGAATCAATTCGAAACTATAAATAAAACAGTTGTTTGGAGGAATTATATAATTTCTCCCGAAACAGTCAATTTATGGCACCAGTGTGTAATCTAGAGCACAAAACCAAGCCCGAAATATCTCACTTCGGAATATAAACTCCATCACCGATAAAATAGGGAGTGCCGGGTATCATCTCGACATAGCCTATTTTAGGATCCTCGGTAGAGGTGTTTGGATTGTTCCAGTAATATTTCACAAAACCTCCTCCAGTTTGTGCCATAGCGGCAAGTTCTCTTATGACATATTTGCCTTTGGAATCCTTGTAGTCTTTGAGATCTTTTCCGACGAGATCGAGCTGTGTGGCATGTGCGATATTAACGCATGTAGTATCATAAACATAGAAATAGCCTGATTTGTCATCGTAAAAACGAACAGGAGCGATAAACGCGCGAATGATCTCAATTTTCTCGGTTTCATCCTCGATATTTGTAAGCAGGGCACCGAGACCAGAAGAGGCAATTTTCACAGCAGCAATAGCTACATTTTTACTGCATTTAAGTTCAGAAATGCCCGTTTCTAATATTTGTGTCTCAGCCCTATTATCGCAACAAGATATATTAAATAAGGCCAAACAAATGATTAGTAAAATAAATCGATAGACTTGCTTCATGTTCCTCCTCTGGTTTTTTTATCCTATGGATATCATTTTGCTTATAGAATCGAAGGCCGAATGCAATATTTCAGATTCGATTGTCACTTCGTAAATCCCTTCTTTGACAGATCGGGCAAGTTTAGGCAAAGATAATTGCTTCATATTATAACACACGGCGGAGTTTTTCAAAGGCTCGACCTTTTTCTCCGGCATTTCGCGTTTAATTCTTTCTACCATACCTATTTCAGTCCCGAGAAGAACAGGATTGTCATGGTCAGCAACCCAATGGAGCATCCCGCCGGTCGATGCAACGACATCGGCGGTCTCGGTAACCGCAGGTGTGCATTCTGGATGAACGATGATTGTCCAGCGGGGATAATCTTTGCGTGCCCTGATCATATCCTCAAGGGTGATGAATTGATGAACATAACATCCGCCGCTCCAAAGAACCATGTTTTCTTTGGCGAGTTGTCGTTTTATATAGGCGCCGAGATTCATGTCTGGGAGGAACACGACTGGCCTATCTCCTAGCGATTTAACAATATCGAGGGCGTTAGCGCTGGTGCAACATAAATCGACAGCAGCTTTTACTTCAGCGGATGTGTTAACATAGGCCACGAACGCGTGTTTAGGATATTGCTCTCGAAGCTTGAGAACATCCCCCATTGTGGCACTGGCGGCGAGCGGACAGCCGGCGGTAGCATCCGGAATAAGAACACGCTTTTCAGGCGAGAGAATCTTGGCAGTCTCGGCCATAAAATATACTCCGCAAAAAACTATCGTTTTTTCAGAAACTCGAGCGGCTCTTCTAGATAGCTCGAGACTGTCGCCAAGGAAATCAGCAACTCGCTGAACCTCATCACGAACGTAGTTATGGGCCAGAATAACAGTATCATGCGCCTTTTTTTCGATGGCTATGATGTCTTCTAATTCATCATTGCTGAGTTTGCAGTAATCCTTTAGCAACACAATTTTATCCTTTTTTAATATTCAATTTACTCGTAATAAGATCGATTAAATCCGCTTCTCTGGTAATTGTCAATTCTATATCAACGACATATATCTCCAATCTTGAAGACATGCCGGTTAAGCGTATAGCATCCTTTTCTGTGGTCACCAATAAATCAGCATCGTATTCCTCCGCGCGATGCTCGATGGCCGAGATATCTTTAGCCGTATATATATGATGGTCTTTGAACCAATAGGTTCCCCGTATATTTGCTCCGGTTTCAACGATTGTTGAATAAAAGCTCGAGGGTGCTCCTAAACCAGCAAACAGAAGGATGTTTTGGTTTTTTAGGATGTTAGGCGATACATTTTTGCCAACTAAGGTTCTAATGCCCGCGAATATTTTTTTCCCAGAAAATGTTTGAACGGAGCATGATAAAGATGCTAATTCCGGTGGAATTTTTTCGGTTTCACCCATAAGGATAATAGCGGAGGCCTCTTTCAATCGCCATAGACCGTCCCGAAGGTTTCCCCATGGAAAGAAATGCTCACCCGAGAAAGGGTCTTCGGAGGGCAAAAGCAAAATATCTACATCGCGAGCGAGTTGTATATGCTGGAAGCCATCATCAAGAATGAAAATCCTGCCTTTTTCGTTACCGATTTCCCTTGCGGATTCAAACCTATTTGGGTGGACAACAATAGGTGTATCTGGAAGTTTTTGCGCTATTAATGCTGGTTCATCACCTGCAATACGAGCTGTTGTAGTATCGCCAATAAGGATCATTCTCTCTTTATGAGTCCTTCCATATCCACGAGTCAAGATCACCGGTGAATAGCCGAGGGATTGAAGTTTGTCGGCAAGCCAGATAGTAAATGGTGTTTTACCAGTGCCCCCCATGGCCAGATTCCCAACAGAGATCACAGGAGCATCGAGAGATTTATGCCGCTTAATCCCCACACGATATAGCAACCATCTCAAATAGCTAAAGAAGGCGAAAAGGCATGCTATGGGAGCAAAAAAACATCTCATAGATTTTTATAAAGGCTTTTGATTTCTTCTTCGTAACAATCTACTATATCTCTCATATCGTTTACTAGTTTATACGCTGTTTGGCCGATAGCTAGGCGCTCCTTGTCGTTTTCGAGAAGCCTGCAAATCTCATCGGCAAGTTCTTCAGAATTATGGACTTCGACAGCACCTCCACCTTTAAGAAGTATTTCATAAGCCTCGCGATTCGATGAAGTATAAGGTCCAACAACAACGGGTTTTGCATAAAAAGCAGGTTCAAGAGGATTGTGGCCACCGTAGTCGGCAAGTGTTCCACCAACAAAGGCAACATCCGCGATAGCATAAAAGCCAAGAAGCTCACCAATTGTGTCTATAAGATAAACATCGGCATCGCCGGGCGATGGCTTTAAACTTCTTCGAGTGGTGGAGAGACCGTGGCGGTTTAGGATAGTACGAGCCTGAGCAATGGTATTGAGATGTCTCGGAGCGACTATGAAAAGAGGATTTTTTATCCTGCTTTTAATCGATTTGCAAGCGCAAGCTATCTGTTCGAACTCGTCGGGTCTAGCGCTTCCGAAGACTACGGTTGGGTATTCATATCGCTCGAACTTCACTCTAGTTGAAGGGATACCTGCAAATTTGAGGTTGCCTATCGTCCTCACCTTTTTTGGCTCGACACCGGTATCGAGGAGGTTCGCAGCATCGGTTTCAGACTTCATTAAAAAAAGCTTGAAACAACTGGTAATACTGTTGAAAGTTTTCGGATAGCGTTTTGCCCAGGAAAGAGTTGAATTGCTGATGCGCCCATTTAAAAGTATGGCAGGTATTTGCCTTCGCTTAGCTTCAGTGAGAAGGTTCGGCCAGAGCTCCGTTTCAATTACTATCAATATCTTGGGGTTGGCTCTATTGAAAGCATTCCATATGAAGGGGCGAAAATCCAGGGGAAAAGCACAAGACTTGTCTTTTGGTGTTGCGGCTGTTTGCAGTCTTCTGAGACCCATTTTTGTGACTGCAGTTATAAAAATATTTTGATTGGGATCGATATTATAGAGAATGTCCCTAATCGATATTGCAACACCTACCTCTCCAACACTCGCCGCATGAATCCACACGGATTTTCTGTTTATCCGTGGCACAAATCCCATACGGCACAAGAGGCGATGTTTTCCAAGCAAAGCGAAAGGTATAGCAAATGGCCATGTTAGGAGTATTGCAAGCGCTAATAGTGTATTCCAAATAATTATAATCATCTTTAAATTGCTTCGGGTTGTTTCGACGATATATCGTCGAGCCTTTGTTGAAGTATCTCAGTCAGTTCTTGATTATCAAAGTTCTTGGGATATATCGGTTCAGAGAGGGTTATATATATCTTTGCAAATGGTTTGGGAATCATGAATCTATCCCATGATTTGAGAAACCAACTTCTGCTAGCGCTGATTTCAGCAGCAATAATCGGTGCACCGGATTTTATCGATGCTGCTGAAACACCCAGTTTCACTCTTTCACGCGGACCAAGCGGACCATCGGGGGTGAATGCTACACGGCAACCCGATTTAAGCTTGTCTATCATGCCAATAAAACCCCTCATTCCTCCTCGAGTGGAGCTTCCTCTGACAGTTCTAAAACCGAAGCAGTTCATAGCTTTTGTAATAACCTCTCCATCAAAACTCTGTGAAACTAACACGACAATATCCATATTTCTGTAATAAAACAAAAGTGGTAGCAACCTAGAGTGCCAAAATGCCCATATTAATGGGTTTCCAACGTCGTTTTCATATTTCTTACCTTTATATGTGACCCGCCAGGTTAAAGCAAGCAAATAAATTGCAAACGGAACGATTGTTCCAGCTAAAAGCAATATGACCCTCTGTTTGAAAGACCTTTTATTCACAAGAAAGTATATTTGAAACATAATTAAAGATTTGCGGATTTGATGCGAGTATTGCTTGCATTCCCAATGACCATGGCGAACCGTCGAAGCGACCGGTTTTTCCACCTGCACAACGAACAATAAGTTCCCCGGCGCTTATATCCCACGGCTTGAGGCCCAATTCCCAGTAAATATCGAATCTTCCGGCGGCAGTGTATGCCAAATCCAGACCGGCGCTTCCAATACGACGTATTCCACGCACCGCCATAGTTATCCGAACAAAATTTTCTAGGTTCGAATTAGTCCCCAAGCCGCGCAAATAAGGGAAACCGGTAGCGGCTATGCAATCACCTAGCTTTTCAGTGTTGCTTATATTTATTCGAGATTCACCAAGATACGAAAGAATGCCGTCAGACCAAAAAAGCTCCTTTCTCAGTGGTTCATATATAACCCCCAATTTTGTCGAGCTGTCGATAGCGAACGAAATTATTACTGCGAAGAAAGGGATACCGGCTGCGAAGTTGTTTGTTCCATCCAGAGGATCTACTATCCAAAGTGGGCCTTTTGTGTCAGTATTTGGATTGGATTCTTCGCTGAGGACTGGTTCGCCATAACGATTTTCGATAGCATTTAATATGTATCTTTCCGATTCAAGGTCCGTTTCAGTGACCACTTCGCGGGAGGATTTCATTGTCCCTTTATGTCTTCCGCCGAAGTTTTTGGCGAGAATCTCTCCAGCCTTTATAGCAGTCTCCTTCGCAAAATCGAGTCTATCCAGAATATCTCGGTTCATCGGATTAGCACCGCTTTAGATGTATAGATAGTTGAATTAGCCGTGCACTTCACAAGATAGGTCCCAGAAGGGCAATCCTCCCCATGTGAATCCCTGCCATCCCATATTAGCTCTTGATTTTTACTTGTGAAGATCGAGTGAACAGCGACAATTCGACCGGTAAGATCGAATATTTCAATTTTATCGATGCCCTTTGGCCCTTTGATCAGACATCTGGAATTAAAAGGATTAGGTGAAATCCTAACGATTTCTAAATCGCAGGGTTGAATTGGTTCTTCTTCTGTGGACATTGGTATCTCAAACCAGCTCATCAAACGGAAAAGCAGTTCAGCAAGGCTCACTGAGGATGAATTGCCACCAATGCTCTCAATACCAAAAGAAAATAATGCAGTTTTGCTAATGCCATCGCTGTGAATAACAGCACAAGTGTCGCCAATAAGATATTTGGCTATAGCTTCAGCGCGTGAGGGCGAAATCGATGTCAGCTTGCGTTGATTATTTGCGCCCTGAGTGCCAAAAAGATAGATGTTCTCGTAATCTTCAAAGAAACCACCGGAGGATATTCCTTTCACACTTAGGCCACCAGACATGCTTTTATGTGTAGCCCCGAAGTGTGTATTTAGAAAAATCGAATCGAGTTGCCATGTCATATTTTGACCAGAGAGTAGCAGGTTTCCTCCTGCGCTGAGGTAACCAGCCATCACTGCTGTGTCAGATGGACTGATTGAGGTCCCTGATGTATCGTCACCGGTAAACCAGATTACGAGGTCAAATTCCTCAAGGTTCTCGGGAATATCACCACTAAGAGTCCTGTGCGCGAAATAGGTGACACCTATTTTGTCTAATGCCCCTGCAATATACTTGATATTTCGGCCAGCAGCATCCGGGCTATCATCGATAATTAGGGCTTGAGGGAATCCAAATAAGAAACGGAAGGTGTCGGCTATTTCGGTGGTGATGTTCAATGCAGAATACGAGATCACAACATCGGCGAAAAAGGCAGTGTCGATATCGGTTACGGAAAGCAATATTGGTGAACCGATGGATGTATCTCCTGATTCGATAACCGAATCAAAGGGTATTTCGGGAAATACAATATTAATCCCCATTTCCTCATCGAGGTCTATTGTGTATTCAAGATTGACGATGTTCGGCCATGCAAAACTTCCGTCCGCGATAACAGTAGGGTAAATAGCCAGCGATTCTCCTGCTTCATAAAAACCATCGCCATCGCCTAACTCGACAACATCATATTTCATCTCGACTTGTGGGAAATAGCCGGGGCCGATGCCATGTTCGGCAAAGGCCTCGAATATTGAGACGCAGTTCGGCGAACCGTTGGAAAAGTCATCGTCATCATCATCGGTGAAAAGTGCCTCTGGCACAAAACCATTGAAGGTGTTAGGCATTGCATATCTCGTGAAGTGTATAATTGAATCCGCTTCCGGAACATTGATTTTTTCGCGTAAATCCCAAAGTGCACCGCCGAAAATCCGTCCATCGGCATGGACTTCTCCCGACCAATCGCCTGGCATTCGCAGGTTGTTGTTCATTGTTCGGAACATGATTTGGCCGTATCGCGGGGTTTTGAAACCAATTCTCGGATCATCGAGGTTAGTTGCTGCAAAATAATCACTAAATGCTTCATTCATTGCCCCAGGTTGTCCTGAATAGGGGAAATAGACTCCCTCGTATAGCCAACCTGTAATACCGTGAGAATATTCATGATATATTATATTTGAAAATAGTGCAAAGTTTCTCATCGATGAACCACCGGAGCCATAGTTCGTGCCATAACCATCCCAAAAGGCGTTTTCTGGTGTGCTTTCAATACCTGCCCTGGCCGGCACAGGATAGTCGAGGGCTGTCATCGCAGGATCGATGGTTTCATAGAATTCATGAATATAGGTTGTGTGATAATATAAATTTATCTCATCAGTATCAGCGAATTCTGTTGAAAAGACGAAAGTATGTTCTGATGGAGGCCGAAGCCAAAATTCATAAAGGCCATTTTCATCTTCTATGTCTTCGACATCGGCCCATTCTCCACGAAGGCGTGCTCTGAGTGGAAGATTCGTTGTGGAATATGATGACACGGAATATGCGCCGTAATTATCGGATGCTACAATTGGCGAAAAACCGAGACCGATCTCTCCGTATTGGTAAGGGCCGGTCACAAGAGAATCATCAAAGAATCGAGGAAGATACTCGATCGAGGCCGAACCCCATACATCGTAGAACTGGACTAAGCTA
This window harbors:
- a CDS encoding DMT family transporter, coding for MKQSKAEGLLVITTAVWGSTFIIIKLLVGSEANSPFGLLSFRFIIATLLSFAIFRPRNMPSKHDLVGGIIIGLAAFGGYFFQTLGLVHTTPAKSGFITSLFILFVPMVSKLWERKHIPLAVWIALIPAAFGLWAISGVGQSISSINFGDKITLLSAFSYTFQIVGIQVYSEHGDWKWLTVLQFAVIAVLSTVGTLFQSNYGISWEPLNIIGLIYLGAIASSGALGLQMFAQRFTTTPRASLIYIAEPIFAAGFAWAFAGFGMSGWELIGAGSIILSMLIGHMKWKKRLALG
- a CDS encoding cache domain-containing protein; translated protein: MKQVYRFILLIICLALFNISCCDNRAETQILETGISELKCSKNVAIAAVKIASSGLGALLTNIEDETEKIEIIRAFIAPVRFYDDKSGYFYVYDTTCVNIAHATQLDLVGKDLKDYKDSKGKYVIRELAAMAQTGGGFVKYYWNNPNTSTEDPKIGYVEMIPGTPYFIGDGVYIPK
- the nadA gene encoding quinolinate synthase NadA, which produces MLLKDYCKLSNDELEDIIAIEKKAHDTVILAHNYVRDEVQRVADFLGDSLELSRRAARVSEKTIVFCGVYFMAETAKILSPEKRVLIPDATAGCPLAASATMGDVLKLREQYPKHAFVAYVNTSAEVKAAVDLCCTSANALDIVKSLGDRPVVFLPDMNLGAYIKRQLAKENMVLWSGGCYVHQFITLEDMIRARKDYPRWTIIVHPECTPAVTETADVVASTGGMLHWVADHDNPVLLGTEIGMVERIKREMPEKKVEPLKNSAVCYNMKQLSLPKLARSVKEGIYEVTIESEILHSAFDSISKMISIG
- the lpxK gene encoding tetraacyldisaccharide 4'-kinase, giving the protein MRCFFAPIACLFAFFSYLRWLLYRVGIKRHKSLDAPVISVGNLAMGGTGKTPFTIWLADKLQSLGYSPVILTRGYGRTHKERMILIGDTTTARIAGDEPALIAQKLPDTPIVVHPNRFESAREIGNEKGRIFILDDGFQHIQLARDVDILLLPSEDPFSGEHFFPWGNLRDGLWRLKEASAIILMGETEKIPPELASLSCSVQTFSGKKIFAGIRTLVGKNVSPNILKNQNILLFAGLGAPSSFYSTIVETGANIRGTYWFKDHHIYTAKDISAIEHRAEEYDADLLVTTEKDAIRLTGMSSRLEIYVVDIELTITREADLIDLITSKLNIKKG
- a CDS encoding lysophospholipid acyltransferase family protein, which translates into the protein MNKRSFKQRVILLLAGTIVPFAIYLLALTWRVTYKGKKYENDVGNPLIWAFWHSRLLPLLFYYRNMDIVVLVSQSFDGEVITKAMNCFGFRTVRGSSTRGGMRGFIGMIDKLKSGCRVAFTPDGPLGPRERVKLGVSAASIKSGAPIIAAEISASRSWFLKSWDRFMIPKPFAKIYITLSEPIYPKNFDNQELTEILQQRLDDISSKQPEAI
- a CDS encoding inositol monophosphatase, with protein sequence MNRDILDRLDFAKETAIKAGEILAKNFGGRHKGTMKSSREVVTETDLESERYILNAIENRYGEPVLSEESNPNTDTKGPLWIVDPLDGTNNFAAGIPFFAVIISFAIDSSTKLGVIYEPLRKELFWSDGILSYLGESRINISNTEKLGDCIAATGFPYLRGLGTNSNLENFVRITMAVRGIRRIGSAGLDLAYTAAGRFDIYWELGLKPWDISAGELIVRCAGGKTGRFDGSPWSLGMQAILASNPQIFNYVSNILSCE
- a CDS encoding T9SS type A sorting domain-containing protein, which produces MKKIFLVICILAFTLMGFINPDFIEFDPVFEPNIQYANLDDGVYSFKEGIESAVGFFPKSSIYIEGSDSISISNSCIEFVDDNPDIFVVPSEELTLLRAANRLNRWWITFAQTHDGIIVEDGRVDFRIFGSGKLAFCGANIVSTFESSRPSVSLNSAIESIEREYLFGGTLISWDLVYWPDYNPEGTIGRLAWRIDIFQSPEKQFRFYIAAKDSKPLFHYSLVQFYDVWGSASIEYLPRFFDDSLVTGPYQYGEIGLGFSPIVASDNYGAYSVSSYSTTNLPLRARLRGEWADVEDIEDENGLYEFWLRPPSEHTFVFSTEFADTDEINLYYHTTYIHEFYETIDPAMTALDYPVPARAGIESTPENAFWDGYGTNYGSGGSSMRNFALFSNIIYHEYSHGITGWLYEGVYFPYSGQPGAMNEAFSDYFAATNLDDPRIGFKTPRYGQIMFRTMNNNLRMPGDWSGEVHADGRIFGGALWDLREKINVPEADSIIHFTRYAMPNTFNGFVPEALFTDDDDDDFSNGSPNCVSIFEAFAEHGIGPGYFPQVEMKYDVVELGDGDGFYEAGESLAIYPTVIADGSFAWPNIVNLEYTIDLDEEMGINIVFPEIPFDSVIESGDTSIGSPILLSVTDIDTAFFADVVISYSALNITTEIADTFRFLFGFPQALIIDDSPDAAGRNIKYIAGALDKIGVTYFAHRTLSGDIPENLEEFDLVIWFTGDDTSGTSISPSDTAVMAGYLSAGGNLLLSGQNMTWQLDSIFLNTHFGATHKSMSGGLSVKGISSGGFFEDYENIYLFGTQGANNQRKLTSISPSRAEAIAKYLIGDTCAVIHSDGISKTALFSFGIESIGGNSSSVSLAELLFRLMSWFEIPMSTEEEPIQPCDLEIVRISPNPFNSRCLIKGPKGIDKIEIFDLTGRIVAVHSIFTSKNQELIWDGRDSHGEDCPSGTYLVKCTANSTIYTSKAVLIR